One stretch of Juglans microcarpa x Juglans regia isolate MS1-56 chromosome 3D, Jm3101_v1.0, whole genome shotgun sequence DNA includes these proteins:
- the LOC121256013 gene encoding probable serine/threonine-protein kinase PIX13: MGNCWGSTADNPTPSTTAHLNSGLSQATSNATNSRCSNISANSHFSAASGDEVYPHGQILPTPNLRIFCFAELKVATKNFRADTVLGEGGFGKVFKGWLEEKGSSKSGSGTVIAVKKLNSESLQGFQEWQAEVNFLGRLSHPNLVKLLGYCWEDQELLLIYEFMQKGSLENHLFGRGSTVQPLPWDVRLKVAIGAARGLAFLHTSDKQVIYRDFKASNILLDGSYTAKISDFGLAKLGPSASQSHVTTRVMGTYGYAAPEYVATGHLYVKSDVYGFGVVLVEILTGLRALDTNRPSGRHNLVDWIKPYLSERRKLKQIMDSRLEGKYPSKAALHISQLALKCLAAEPKHRPSMKEVLETLERIEAANEKPREPRIRSHPMAHRQGQLHLHHRSPLHPRQGGSQTYQYQHSPLVR, from the exons ATGGGGAATTGTTGGGGTTCTACAGCTGATAACCCAACTCCAAGCACCACTGCCCATCTCAATTCAG GATTATCTCAGGCAACGAGTAATGCAACTAATTCTAGGTGTAGTAACATCTCTGCAAATAGTCATTTCTCGGCGGCTAGCGGCGATGAGGTTTATCCACATGGGCAGATCTTGCCCACCCCAAACTTGAGGATCTTCTGCTTTGCAGAATTAAAGGTTGCGACCAAGAATTTTAGAGCTGATACAGTACTTGGCGAGGGAGGCTTCGGGAAGGTCTTCAAGGGTTGGCTTGAGGAGAAGGGGTCGTCCAAGAGCGGAAGCGGGACGGTAATTGCTGTTAAAAAACTGAACTCTGAGAGCTTACAAGGATTTCAAGAGTGGCAG GCAGAAGTGAATTTCTTAGGAAGACTTTCCCATCCCAACCTTGTTAAGCTGTTGGGATACTGTTGGGAGGATCAAGAGCTACTCCTGATTTATGAATTCATGCAAAAAGGCAGCCTAGAAAACCATCTTTTTGGAA GGGGCTCAACTGTTCAGCCACTTCCATGGGATGTACGGCTTAAGGTTGCAATAGGAGCAGCTCGGGGCCTGGCTTTTTTGCACACTTCTGATAAGCAAGTTATTTATAGAGATTTTAAGGCCTCCAATATACTGCTTGATGGG TCCTACACTGCCAAAATATCAGACTTTGGCCTGGCAAAATTAGGTCCATCGGCTAGTCAATCACACGTGACGACACGGGTAATGGGCACATATGGTTATGCCGCTCCAGAATATGTTGCCACTG GGCATCTGTATGTAAAGAGCGATGTGTACggttttggtgttgttttgGTCGAGATACTAACAGGCTTAAGGGCACTTGATACAAATCGTCCAAGTGGGAGACATAATCTGGTGGACTGGATCAAACCATATCTATCAGAAAGAAGGAAGTTGAAACAAATTATGGACTCCCGGTTGGAGGGAAAATATCCATCCAAAGCTGCATTACACATATCTCAGCTTGCTCTAAAATGCCTTGCAGCTGAACCAAAACACCGACCATCAATGAAAGAAGTATTGGAGACATTGGAGCGGATTGAAGCTGCCAATGAAAAACCAAGGGAGCCTCGAATTCGTTCTCATCCTATGGCGCACCGACAAGGCCAACTGCATTTGCATCATCGTTCACCACTTCACCCAAGGCAGGGTGGAAGTCAGACCTACCAGTACCAACACTCCCCACTAGTGAGGTGA
- the LOC121256014 gene encoding transport and Golgi organization 2 homolog, whose amino-acid sequence MCIAAFLWQAHPLYPLVILLNRDEYHNRPTRPLEWWEGGEILGGRDEMAGGTWLACSRDGRVAFLTNVREIQKLPEAKSRGDLPVRFLQSKKMPMEFAEELEKEVDHYNGFNLILVDLCSKTLCYVTNRAKEDNKFVTEVEPGIHVLTNAMLDSPWPKAQRLHNNFKELLDKCEKEELPMKEMVGKLMTNTIKDEDESMLPHIYPQKWEYQLSSILVDADTPIGRYGTRSTSALFVKATDEVDFYERHLENELWKEKTVSYRIEKTK is encoded by the exons ATGTGTATTGCAGCGTTTCTATGGCAAGCTCACCCACTGTACCCACTCGTAATCTTGCTTAACAGGGACGAATATCACAATCG CCCTACGAGGCCATTGGAATGGTGGGAAGGCGGTGAAATTTTGGGAGGGAGAGATGAAATGGCAGGGGGGACATGGTTGGCTTGTAGCAGGGATGGACGGGTGGCTTTCCTCACAAATGTCAGGGAAATTCAGAAACTTCCGGAAGCTAAGAGTAGAGGGGACCTCCCAGTTCGATTCTTGCAG AGCAAAAAGATGCCCATGGAGTTTGCAGAAGAACTGGAAAAGGAGGTGGATCATTATAATGGGTTTAACCTGATATTGGTTGATCTTTGTTCCAAAACCTTGTGTTATGTGACTAACAGAGCAAAAGAAGATAACAAGTTTGTTACCGAGGTGGAACCTGGGATTCACGTGTTAACGAATGCAATGTTAGACTCTCCATGGCCAAAG GCTCAACGACTGCATAACAATTTCAAAGAACTATTGGATAAATGCGAAAAAGAAGAACTACCCATGAAAGAAATGGTTGGAAAGCTAATGACGAACACAATTAAAGACGAAGATGAAAGCATGTTGCCTCACATTTATCCTCAAAAATGGGAATACCAATTAAGCTCCATACTAGTCGACGCAGACACTCCAATT GGACGCTATGGTACTAGAAGCACTTCTGCATTGTTTGTGAAGGCAACAGATGAAGTAGACTTTTACGAGAGGCATCTGGAGAATGaactgtggaaagaaaagaCTGTATCTTACCGAATAGAAAAAACGAAGTGA
- the LOC121256012 gene encoding bromodomain and WD repeat-containing protein 1-like — translation MGKIVERKKKKKGRPSLLDLQKRTLKEQQQQPQQPQQHQKRSHSSAPHSTSDFRTAPSSAPTPLRRSNRRNPNPHEDDDDDDEEDELAGRRREKKLKLVLRLPSQKSSADSGASPNSSGSDSNAEDENESNAASNSGKKRKINAIGNGSGLADCPKVEKSISGANPTSAHQGGRLASGPSTSLPDKKLLQFILDRLQKKDTYGVFSEPVDPNELPDYHEVIEHPMDFQTVRGKLAGGAYANLEQFEKDVFLICSNAMQYNAPDTIYFRQARSIQELAKKNFENLRQDSDDNEPEPKTVRRGRPPTKNLKKSMGKPSLERAGSEFSTDATLFKGGENTNYDMRKGTRLADNSALADWSGRLHGSRNNDVYTSWLVDNKFDRNDERTGSMVKGNQMKHGKKQVVLDDNRRKTYKQSQPLAGGRELSVLTTFDGERKQLMAVGLPSELGYARSLARFAANLGPVAWKVASKKIERSLPAGVKFGPGWVGENDVTPLRPLLLPSSLPDQPLPSQSFPLVKNPSSTASPCTVESRGDALSETPEGNSFSDKHVPSTHSTLDGHLSKHPPPSATTSSSPFSVNKSAEPLKVKAEVAEGLGSHTGINILNSSTGAIKPRPSFQIHQNSVVQPGFNGFNGSFGFNIAAQRGKLIGAGRPAEFNLQSPRMLDTISRTNTNLVHMATTNSLNSEDYKIMESSTPTNSGGSLRNSGSEALAAQVRGLHSRPSWQGLSPRQRTDSGLSPQQKQASIPPDLNVRFQSPGSPSSSRVDSTHPDLALQL, via the exons atgggtaaGATagtggagaggaagaagaagaagaaaggaaggcCTTCTCTTTTAGATCTCCAAAAGCGTACGCTCaaagaacaacaacaacaaccgCAACAACCGCAGCAGCATCAGAAGCGAAGCCACAGCTCTGCCCCTCATTCCACCTCTGATTTCCGAACTGCCCCTTCCTCCGCTCCCACCCCTCTCCGGAGATCCAATCGCCGTAACCCTAATCCTCACGAAGATGACGACGATGACGACGAAGAAGACGAATTGGCCGGTAGGCGCCGCGAGAAGAAGCTGAAGCTGGTGCTCCGATTGCCCTCCCAGAAATCTTCGGCGGATTCCGGCGCGTCTCCGAATTCTTCCGGCTCGGATTCGAACGCAGAGGACGAGAACGAAAGCAACGCCGCCTCGAACAGCGGCAAGAAGCGGAAGATCAATGCGATCGGGAATGGATCTGGGCTCGCAGACTGTCCAAAG GTCGAAAAATCTATTTCCGGTGCGAACCCCACAAGCGCCCACCAAG GGGGTCGGTTGGCTTCGGGACCCTCAACGTCCTTACCGGATAAAAAGCTGTTGCAGTTCATCCTCGACAGGCTTCAAAA GAAGGACACTTATGGTGTGTTTTCTGAGCCAGTGGACCCGAATGAG CTTCCTGATTACCATGAGGTGATAGAGCACCCGATGGATTTCCAAACCGTGAGGGGTAAACTTGCTGGTGGAGCTTATGCGAACTTGGAACAGTTTGAG AAAGATGTTTTCTTAATCTGTTCGAACGCGATGCAGTATAATGCGCCTGATACTATATATTTTCGACAG GCACGATCCATACAAGAGCTGGCAAAAAAgaactttgaaaatttgaggCAAGATAGTGATGATAATGAACCAGAACCGAAAACAGTGAGAAGAGGAAGACCACCAACtaagaacttaaaaaaatcGATGGGCAAGCCTTCCTTGGAGCGTGCCGGTTCAGAATTTTCCACGGATGCGACTCTCTTCAAAGGGGGAGAAAACACCAATTATGATATGAGAAAAGGAACTCGTCTTGCAGACAATTCTGCTTTAGCAGATTGGTCTGGAAGACTCCACGGTTCTCGCAATAATGATGTTTATACTAGCTGGTTGGTTGATAACAAATTTGACAGGAATGATGAACGCACAG GTTCCATGGTGAAGGGTAATCAAATGAAGCATGGGAAGAAACAAGTTGTACTTGATGACAACAGACGGAAGACATACAAGCAATCCCAACCGTTGGCTGGTGGACGGGAGCTGTCTGTGTTAACTACTTTTGATGGAGAGAGAAAGCAGCTAATGGCT GTAGGTCTTCCTTCAGAGCTTGGTTATGCAAGGAGCCTGGCTCGCTTTGCAGCAAATCTTGGACCTGTTGCTTGGAAAGTTGCTTCCAAGAAGATAGAAAGATCTTTGCCTGCGGGCGTTAAGTTTGGCCCTGGATGGGTTGGAGAAAATGATGTCACACCTCTGAGGCCACTGCTACTTCCCTCGTCATTACCTGATCAACCGTTACCATCTCAGTCATTTCCTCTTGTTAAAAATCCATCTTCAACTGCAAGCCCTTGCACTGTTGAATCAAGGGGAGATGCTTTGTCAGAGACACCTGAAGGTAATAGTTTTTCCGATAAGCACGTACCCTCTACTCACTCAACTTTAGATGGCCATCTAAGCAAGCATCCCCCTCCATCTGCCACCACGTCCTCATCCCCCTTTTCTGTGAATAAGTCTGCTGAACCCCTGAAAGTTAAAGCCGAAGTTGCTGAAGGACTTGGTTCTCACACCGGGATTAacatattgaatagtagtactGGTGCAATCAAGCCAAGGCCTTCCTTTCAGATTCATCAGAACAGTGTAGTTCAACCTGGATTCAATGGATTCAATGGTTCCTTTGGGTTTAACATTGCGGCTCAAAGGGGGAAACTAATTGGAGCAGGCAGGCCTGCTGAGTTTAACTTGCAGTCGCCTCGGATGCTTGACACGATATCCAGGACTAATACTAACCTAGTCCATATGGCGACTACAAATAGCCTTAATTCAGAAGACTACAAGATAATGGAAAGTTCAACTCCAACTAATTCTGGCGGTTCATTGCGAAACTCTGGCAGTGAGGCATTGGCAGCCCAAGTAAGAGGACTTCATTCGCGGCCATCTTGGCAAGGGCTGTCACCACGACAGAGAACTGATTCTGGATTGTCACCACAACAGAAACAAGCTTCAATTCCGCCGGACCTGAATGTCAGATTTCAGTCTCCTGGATCCCCTAGTTCTAGCCGGGTTGATTCAACACATCCAGATTTAGCATTGCAGTTATGA